TGATTCACTTCAGGGACCTATCGGAATTGCTACCATTTATGGAGGCATTTGGGACTGGAAACGTTTTTGGGCAATCACAGGATTGTTATCCATGATTCTTGCTTTCATGAATATTCTACCGATCCCTGCTCTTGATGGTGGTCACGTATTGTTTCTCACCATTGAAGTTGTTACCCGACGGAAACTCAGTGACAAATTCCTTGAGCGTGCTCAGATTGCCGGCATGATCATTTTACTTTCACTGATGGTATTCACAATCGGGAACGATATCTGGAAACATTTCCTGAGTTGATTTTATTAGTGAAGGGTGATGGGTGATGGGTGATGGAAATTCGTTCCATTCGCTACTTATTTATCTATTCAAAAATTTTTGATTACTTTGTTTCTTAAAATACACCATTCACTATTTACCTTTCGCAAATCACTTACAATCAATTAACCGGTAATCCTCATGCGCACCTTCGTTACTACCCTACTTATCATTTCTGCTCTTTGTCTCAGTTTTGCATTCACACCTGTTGCTGAAAAAGCATTGGATTCCGGTAACCTGAAAGTTCTTCCGGCAAATATTACTGAAGAACAACTGGATTCTGTGATGGATCATTTCAAAGCCTCGCTCGGTGTAAAATGCAGTTTCTGTCATGCCATGGATCCGGATACAAGCAAGGGACGTCATCTTGATTTTGCAAGTGACGCAAAACCTGAAAAAGAAATCGCTCGAAACATGATGCGAATGACAGCTTATCTCAATGCAAACTATTTTAATCCTGATCACAGTACACAGACTGATACATTAAAAACAGTAATGTGCTTTACGTGTCATCGTGGATCGACGCACATTGATTCAGAAGATTTACTCCCTCAGGTTGACTCGATCATTGAGCTCCAGCACAAAAAACACTAAATTAATTTTAGTGTACGATCTGCTATAGATTGAATTTTCGACTCCTCTTTTTTCTGTCTTCAGATTTACCCGGAAGTTTCTATAAGACGAATATTCGGTCTTTCAATTTGCCCTGCACTCCGCAAAAACTAATTTGTTTTCCGATTTTAACATAATCAGGATTTGCTTTTGTTGATAAGTGCAGCCGAATTTCCATTGAACATAATATCAGCCTCTGTAAGGCGCATCAACAGTGATCACATTGCAAAACTGTAAGGTATGTGAATCTGACTGCTTGTTAATAAATATGCAAGCTCTTACCCTTTTATATTAGATTCACTTCACGATTTTTCAAATCACAAAAGATTGTTCCGGGGAAAGGACAATCCGCTGGAGAAACAAAACTTCAGCATACAAAAACTCATATCTTGATGAAGAGATTCACACACCTGACACTCCTATGCCTGTTCTTTTTTACCGAGGCATCTAACGCACAAGTACCTCCTGTTCGAGGCATGTATGTCAATTTTGTAAACACATGGATCGGAGATTCTGTACAGGAAAACAAAATTCTTTACTACTGCTCCTCTAACAACATCAATTACATCACCATTTACGATCTCAATTTACTCAACTGGTCTTATACCCAAAAAAATGCGCTGGCGTCCTTTATTTCACGTGCCAAAACACAATCTGGAGTAATTCAGGTTGGAGCAGCAGGTGAAACTTATAATTTCTTTAAAAACTATATCATTCCCTATAATACCGGCAGGAGTATCGCTTCCGAAAAATTTGATGTACTCAATTATGAATTTGAATTTTGGCTGACATCCAGCATCACAGCTTATTATGGTCCGAATTATCTTACACCAAATGGATTCACAGTAGACACTGCCGGCGCATTTGCATTTGCGTTGCAGCAATTTCAAAAAATTGACTCCCTCAGTAATGTTCATTCTCTTTTGAATGAGATTTATCTCGGATGGCCCACAAGAGGGCAAATGCAAAAACTTGTAGCATCAGCCGACAGAATCTTACTTCATGCCTACCGTACAAGTGATATTGATGTTTACCAATACGCTCAAACCCGGATTTATGACATTGCAAGCGCGAACAAGCCAATACAAATCATGCCCATCTTTTCCAGTGAACCAACTTTTATGGGCCCCTGGTTAGATACACATCCCATTACCCAACCGTATCAAACATTCGAATCGCTTTTCAAACTGGAGCCTGCGTCAATCAAACAAAATATCAGTTTGCAGGGATACCAGTGGTTCCTGTATTCACTCATGCCGAAAACTTCACTGGCTAATGCTTCAATCAGTAGCAGCGGACCATTGAGTTTTTGTTCAGGAGGAAGTGTAACTCTCACTGCAAGTGCAGGAGCTGCTTACTTATGGAGTCCGGGAGGACAAACCACCAACTCCATCGTTGTTACAAATTCAGGAAACTATACTGTCACAGTAACAGGTGCAAGCGGAAACAGTGCTACATCACCGGCAGTAACAGTGAGCGTAACCAGCAGTGGCCCCGTTCCTACAATTTCAGCCAGCGGTCCTGTTGCATTTTGCACCGGCGGCAGTGTTGTTTTGTCGAGCAGCAGTTCAGGTACATATCTTTGGTCGAACGGACAAACCACACAGTCTATCACAGTAAACGCAAGTGGTAATTATTCTGTGCGGACAACAGCAAATGGTTGCTCTCAAAATTCAGCCACCACTGTAGTTAGTGTCACTGCAACTCCTCCTGTGCCAACAATAACTGCAAGCGGCCCTTTAAACATTTGTCCCGGGAAACCGGTCACGCTTACCAGTTCTGCATCTGCAGGTTATCTCTGGTCGAACGGAGCAACAACCCGCTCTGTCGTTGTAGCCGGAGCCGGTACATATTCAGTGAGGGCGTATGGAGGGCCGGCGTGTTTTGCAACATCAGTGAATAAAACAATTTCACTATTAACAGCGCCAAACACACCAGTAATTTCACTGAATGGTTCAGCAACACTCTCTGCATCACACCCGAGTGTTGCATTAACTTCTACTTCCGCAAATACATACCTGTGGTCGACCACACAAACCACTCGCAGTATTACAGTAAACATGCAGGGAAGTTATGTTGTGACTATCACTGCAGCGAACGGTTGTACCGCTTCTTCAAATGCTGTCGCAATCATTGCAAATGGTTGTACTCCTCCTGCTGTGCCGGTAATTTCCACAAGCGGGTCAACGGTTATTACATCGGGCCAAAGTGTTACACTCACAAGTACACTTGCCGGAGGTTATCTTTGGTCAACAGGCGCAACCTCCCGTTCTATAGTCGTGAACACAGCAGGCACCTATACTGTTAGAGCTTATAATGCCGGAAGCTGCTATTCAACTTCTTCTCCTGTTTCAGTATATGTGATAAGTGCAAGAATGGCGGAACCAGAAGACGCAGAAGAAAAGATTTCTCTTGTTACTTCGGCTTATCCGAATCCTGTATCCACTCAAATGAACCTGCTGTTTAGTTCAATTGTTGAGATGCAACAATTAATTCAAATTTTTGATCTCTCCGGCAGAGAAGTCTTGCGAAAATATACTCCTGTAAACGCCGGAGAAAACTTGATTACTCTCGACCTCTCAGAATTACAGAGCGGGCTTTATCTTTTGTGCAGAAATGAAGAAAAAGAAAACAGCATTCGAATTGTAAAAAAATAATTACCATTCCGGAACTGATCCTCGAACCCGGTATTTCAAAATCCTGACTGTTCTTCTGAGAATAATCAGGATTTTGTTTTTGTTGCAGTCATTTTAGCAGTCAAAAACAGTTTTACCCGATTTCCTTTTCCTTCGGTTTAATCCCGGATAAGCCAATGAATCTTTGATACCATTTTACAAATATTTGATATTGTTTGAATACTGTTGTTTAAAGAGGAGTCAGAAGGAAAAGAATGACAATTGTCATCTACTTTTGTGATCAAAATAAACCTTGAATTTTGTCTTATGTACTAACTTTGATAGATATGAACAAGGTCCTCTTATACATCCTATTGATAGCATTGTCTGGATGTGGGAAAAAAACCGAAAAAGTTAACCCCCGGAATGGTGCAATAACAGAATCGGTGTATGCTTCCGGAATTTTGAAAAGTAAAAATCAATACGATGCTGTTGCACCTGTAAATGGAATCATCAAACAGATTTTTGTTTCGGAAGGTGACCTGGTAAAAGCAGGAACTCCGATACTTTCCATTGCCAGTGAAACTCAAAAGTTAAATAAAGAAAATGCGGAACTAGCGGCACATTTTTCTGATTTGAAAGCAAATGAAGGAAAACTAAATGAAGCAAAATTGTTTGTTGATTTAGCCAGGAACAAAATGAAGAATGACTCAGTATTATTCTTCCGTCAAAAATCACTCTGGGAACAACAGGTTGGTTCAAAAGTTGAACTTGAACAAAGAGAACTTGCTTACGAAAACTCCAAAACTGCATGGTATTCCTCCATTGTAAAGCTAGAAGATCTGCAACGACAATTGGATTTCAATTCTTCACAGGCGAGAAATAATCTGAAAATTTCAAATCAACTGGAAAGTGACTTCACACTGAAAAGCGAAATCGACGGAGTTGTGTATTCGTTGCCAAAATCAGTCGGCGAAATTGTTGGTCCCCAATCTACCCTGGCTATCATCGGTGACAAAAAACAGTTTGTTTTGGAAATGCAGGTCGATGAATTTGATATATTGAAAATAAAACCGGGAGCCAAAGTACTTGTAACAATGGATAGTTACAAAGGTCAAGTGTTTGACTCAAGGGTTACACGTATATTTCCTTACATGAACGAGCGAAGTAAAACGTTTCTTGTGGAAGCGGAATTTAGCAATCAACCGGAGACACTTTATCCGAATATTACATTTGAAGCGAATATTATTCTTCAGCAAAAAGAAACCACTCTGCTTATTCCCAGAAATTTTCTTTTGCATGATTCTCTTGTTGTGAAAAGCAGCGGCGATACCGTTGTTGTGAAAACGGGAGCCAAAGACTATAAGCAGGTTGAAATAATTTCAGGAATAAAAGCAGAGGATGAATTGCTAAAACCAACGGAATGAATATTAAGCTGATCAAAGACATCTCTGTCTCTCTCCTGCTTGCCCGTTGGAAACAAACATTGGTCGCAGCCATCGGGGTAACGTTCAGCATTACAATGTTTATCGGATTGCTGAGTTTCATGTCGGGACTAAATCGGCTGCTGGATGGCCTTGTGATAAACCGTACCGCTCATGTTCGTTTGTACAATGAAATTTTACCTTCAAAAGATCAACCCGCGGATCTGTCTTCTGAATTCCAAAATCACTACAACTTCGTTCGATCAGTCAAGCCTAAAAAAGAAATGCTTGAAATCCGGAACAACGCTGCCATCATGAGTACGTTGAAAAAGGATCCTCGCGTTTCCGGTATCGCGCCAAAAATTACAGCACCGGTTTTTTATACGGTTTCTACAATTGAGCTCACCGGAGTGATAAACGGAATTGATGTGGAAGCGGAAAACCGTTTGTTTACCTTCAAAGATTATGTGACCAGCGGGAATTACATCGATTTAAAGAATGTACCCAATAGCATTATTCTCGGTAAAGGAGCTGCTGACAAAATGCTTGCAAACATTGGAGACATGATCAATGTGACAACAAGTCAGGGAGAACGCATGCAATTAAAAGTAGTTGGGTACTATCAATCCGGATTATCGGATATCGATAAAGTGCAAAGCTATGCTTCCATTGCTACCACACAAAAACTATTAGGTGTATCCAATAATTACATTACCGATATTCAAATAAAACTCAAAGACATTCAAACTGCTCCATTGCTTGCAAAAGAATTCCGGCAATTATTCGATGTTGAGGCAATGGACATACAGACCGCCAATGCGCAATTCGAAACAGGCAGCTATGTTCGTACTCTCATATCTTACTCTGTAGGGATCACCTTGTTGATAGTTGCAGGTTTCGGAATCTACAATATCCTGAACATGATGATCTATGAA
The sequence above is drawn from the Bacteroidota bacterium genome and encodes:
- a CDS encoding c-type cytochrome → MRTFVTTLLIISALCLSFAFTPVAEKALDSGNLKVLPANITEEQLDSVMDHFKASLGVKCSFCHAMDPDTSKGRHLDFASDAKPEKEIARNMMRMTAYLNANYFNPDHSTQTDTLKTVMCFTCHRGSTHIDSEDLLPQVDSIIELQHKKH
- a CDS encoding T9SS type A sorting domain-containing protein, translated to MKRFTHLTLLCLFFFTEASNAQVPPVRGMYVNFVNTWIGDSVQENKILYYCSSNNINYITIYDLNLLNWSYTQKNALASFISRAKTQSGVIQVGAAGETYNFFKNYIIPYNTGRSIASEKFDVLNYEFEFWLTSSITAYYGPNYLTPNGFTVDTAGAFAFALQQFQKIDSLSNVHSLLNEIYLGWPTRGQMQKLVASADRILLHAYRTSDIDVYQYAQTRIYDIASANKPIQIMPIFSSEPTFMGPWLDTHPITQPYQTFESLFKLEPASIKQNISLQGYQWFLYSLMPKTSLANASISSSGPLSFCSGGSVTLTASAGAAYLWSPGGQTTNSIVVTNSGNYTVTVTGASGNSATSPAVTVSVTSSGPVPTISASGPVAFCTGGSVVLSSSSSGTYLWSNGQTTQSITVNASGNYSVRTTANGCSQNSATTVVSVTATPPVPTITASGPLNICPGKPVTLTSSASAGYLWSNGATTRSVVVAGAGTYSVRAYGGPACFATSVNKTISLLTAPNTPVISLNGSATLSASHPSVALTSTSANTYLWSTTQTTRSITVNMQGSYVVTITAANGCTASSNAVAIIANGCTPPAVPVISTSGSTVITSGQSVTLTSTLAGGYLWSTGATSRSIVVNTAGTYTVRAYNAGSCYSTSSPVSVYVISARMAEPEDAEEKISLVTSAYPNPVSTQMNLLFSSIVEMQQLIQIFDLSGREVLRKYTPVNAGENLITLDLSELQSGLYLLCRNEEKENSIRIVKK
- a CDS encoding efflux RND transporter periplasmic adaptor subunit is translated as MNKVLLYILLIALSGCGKKTEKVNPRNGAITESVYASGILKSKNQYDAVAPVNGIIKQIFVSEGDLVKAGTPILSIASETQKLNKENAELAAHFSDLKANEGKLNEAKLFVDLARNKMKNDSVLFFRQKSLWEQQVGSKVELEQRELAYENSKTAWYSSIVKLEDLQRQLDFNSSQARNNLKISNQLESDFTLKSEIDGVVYSLPKSVGEIVGPQSTLAIIGDKKQFVLEMQVDEFDILKIKPGAKVLVTMDSYKGQVFDSRVTRIFPYMNERSKTFLVEAEFSNQPETLYPNITFEANIILQQKETTLLIPRNFLLHDSLVVKSSGDTVVVKTGAKDYKQVEIISGIKAEDELLKPTE
- a CDS encoding ABC transporter permease, translating into MNIKLIKDISVSLLLARWKQTLVAAIGVTFSITMFIGLLSFMSGLNRLLDGLVINRTAHVRLYNEILPSKDQPADLSSEFQNHYNFVRSVKPKKEMLEIRNNAAIMSTLKKDPRVSGIAPKITAPVFYTVSTIELTGVINGIDVEAENRLFTFKDYVTSGNYIDLKNVPNSIILGKGAADKMLANIGDMINVTTSQGERMQLKVVGYYQSGLSDIDKVQSYASIATTQKLLGVSNNYITDIQIKLKDIQTAPLLAKEFRQLFDVEAMDIQTANAQFETGSYVRTLISYSVGITLLIVAGFGIYNILNMMIYEKMDSIAILKATGFSGKDVNRIFISIALTIGIFGGLLGLVFGFGVSALIDQIPFNTTALPTIKTYPVDYNPKFYLIGILFSIITTYFAGYFPSRKASKIDPVIIIRGK